The DNA window TCTGGTTGGTTGCGGGAGCGTTCATGTTGTTCGTGACAGTAAGAGACATCACGAGACACAGTACGGACACCACAAGCATCTTCCCGTGGTGGGCGTGGTTCGATGTTTCGAGAGAGAGAACGCCTGTTCTCTTTTGGGCGTGCATTTCCGCCCAGCTTCTCCTGGCTGCAAGTTGTGTCCTTTTTGCCTTCTGGACACCCCTGGCCGCCAATTGATGGGATAGTCAATTCACAGAAGAAGCGGCCTGCGCCGGCATTGCATCCATCCATTGAGCAGCGTCGGGTGAGGCAAGGATGAGAGAGGCAGCGAAGCCGATCGGTCCGTGCCGTGAAGCTCTGTCCGATCGACGTGGAGAAAGGCGGATTCTTAGCCGCTACTACTGACGCATACCTGTCACTACTTGACCGGTTTGCTCGACTGGCCAGGCCCGGTCAACACGGCGCAGTCGCCGGGCGGCGATGTTGATGTCGCGGCGTAAAAAGCAGCGACGGCGGCTGTTTCTCGGTTGGCAACTTCTCAATTCTCACTGCCAGCCATCACCGCGACCCTGGTCTCGCAACCTCTACAAGCCCGTCTGGCCGAATTCCATCCAACGCGACCAGCCCATTCAGCCAGGTGGGTGTCTGCAAACACCTACGGCATTTTCGGAACGCGACGCCAGTGGAGGGAGGGACGTTGAATGCGCTGTCGAAGTGAGGGTGGATGGGCCAGTTGAATCGACTTGCCCGTCATTGGCCCGTCAATCTCTTGAAATGCTTCCAGCAATTGAGCCCTGGCCAGGCGACTGGTTTCCAATCGAACGGGAGAGGGGTGTTCGAGACAGGGGCTTGGAATGGTGGGGTTTGTATTGATTTCGTAGATCTGCGGTTGGCCGCGAAAGATACCAAAGTCAGCTCGTCCATAGTCCAGCTCACTCGCTGCAAATACGGCCTCGATGGTTTCGGAATACGCGTTTTCTTTAATCAACTGGTAATCTTCTTCGTAAAGAGCGTCCGACGCGATGCCTTCTACTCCGTACTTCGCAACCCAGTGATCTTCATGCACGCACGGTCTTGGAATGATCCGGTCGCCCACCTTGAGACTCCCATGCTTGCGAAATAATCCGGGTGCGACCGGCTCCGCAGCATATTGGATCACAACGATTTCACGAATCGGAACAGAGCGCTCGATCAGACTTTTAATGCCCGAGGCCAGTTCCTTCGGGGTGTGAATTAATTCCGACATGACGCCCCGATGAGCACAGTCCGTGCGCAAGAAAACCGGGTAGGCCTCGTCAGGCACTACGTCGTCTGCTTGCCAAACGTTGAACCCATTGTGACCGTCGCGATAGAGTTTACGCAACAACTGATAACGCGAACGGAACTTTGCCGGATTGTTGAAAACGCGCATGCCCTTGTCGCGCAAGTCGTTGTAGAGCCTTGCTGCACATTCCAGGTCCCAGAAATCAAGCCGGTCGAGATCGCCAAAAATATACGTCGCTCGCGGCAACGTAAAGTCTCGAAACAGTTTTTCATACGACTGGGTTTTGAAATTCAACTCCTGCGACTTCACTAGCGATTGGTGCGTGTAGGAGTGTCGTTGCGTTGTAAACAGAACGATCATCAGGCGGCCCTTTGAATGTAATCGTGAGCGTTCTCAATCAGTTCACGCCCATGGTGAGAGAGATCTCCGTGGGCCGCGATCGTGCAAAAACCGTCTCGGAAGTTACGCGCGTCGATGGCGGCTGCGTCCTGGGCGGCGGCGATCTCTTCCGCCGACAACAGGCCCGAATCGACCAGACTTTTCATAGCCCAATGCATGCGTGCGGACACAAATGTTGCGTGAAAAATTCCATCCATGGGACGCGGGTCGCTCCTCAAGGGAGACGGAAACAGTTCTTCGTCTGGATTACGCACCAAATTTTCTTGCGTGCAAAAACCGAACAGCAGGCTATGGGCGCTCTCATGAGCGATCACTTCGGCCATCTCCAACCGAGTCGCATGCAGACCGCCATTCAAAAACAATGCACCCCAGAGTTGGTAATGAGATCCGCCATGAAACTGGCCCCGATCGTGCGGGCCGCCCGTAACACAAACGACTTCGTGGATAATCGCTTCGAGTTCACCAGCGAGTTCCGGCAGTCCCGCTTTCAGCAATTGCGACGCCGCTTGAAAGTTCTCTGTGAATTGTCGCTGCACCTGCCCAGACGGAGACGCCAAAGTGATTCCCTCGGGCATGGACTCCATCATGCGCGACGCGTAAATCTCGCCGCCAACCGAATCGTCCAGCCCCGTGATTAGCTTCCTGGAAAGCGGCTGCTCTTTGGCAAGAGAAGCAAATAACTTCGCCGCCTCTTCGTGCTGGTCCGTCGTAATCGCCAACACCAAATCATAGTAGATGGAAAAAGTCTTGGCCGAATAGAGAGCGCCGTTGTCCAGTTCGTCTGCAATCCGACTCAACGCAGGATTGTCGAAGTCGATTTGGCCCAGGCAGGCGTCGCGCAGGTATCGAATACTTCCCGCCAGTTCCGACCGCATTTCCTGGTCGAGTTGCTGTGCGCGGCGGGCGTCTGGCGCGAAACGAAAGTCGACAGTCTGTTTCATCGTATTCATTCCGTTGGAAGTATTGGAAGAGAACGCACGAGTCGTATTTTGAGTGCGCCAGAGCAAACGGAACACGCGAAAACCTGGCCGGCGGTCTTGGGTCGCCGGCCAGGTTGTATCGTGGCGATGCGACAGCCGCGCCATTACAAGGTGCTTCCCGGTGAATGTTCGCCGGCCCTGTTCTTGTGCGTAGAGGAACGGCTTCCCAAGACACGCGTTAATCACCGAATTTGGCAGCTTAAGCTTCTTTGGATCCGTCCTTTGCCCCAACTTTTCCGCCGATTTTCGCTCCGGTTTTCGCTCCGGTTTTAGCGTCACTACTGACCGAGCCAGCGAGACGGTAGCCGAGAAGTTTCTTTGTGTTCAGTTCAATTTTCATCGATCCATCCTTGGTAAAAATATGTTTGCAAATGAGTCCACCTGGGAAGGCGGTCCATCGCAGTTCTTGGAATGTTCTTCGGTGCTCCCCAAAATGAGGAATAACCGGTCTTATCAATTTAATCGGAATTGGAACAGTCTATCTCAAGCTCTTTTTGGTCCAAAGCATTGATTTTACGCCATGCAGGAAGCGGATTGCTCTCTACGGCAGCGCTTGCAAGCAATGCTGGCGGCTCCAGGCACGCCCCCCCAATACGCCAGAAGATGGGGTTGTGGGATATGAATGAGATTTCTCACTTCTCGAAAATTCGGCTGAAATAGCGGCTTCCCGCGGAGTAGTGCTGCGTCAATCTTCAATCTTCGAGGGAGCGATCTCGGCCGTGCTGCTGTGCTGCCAAGAAAACCGTGGGCTAGCGCCCGGCGGCTGATTGAGAGAAACCTGATTTTATGGTTTGACGCACCGCTAGCCGAGTCATCGCCGATCACCACGGACACGATTGTTTGGCCGGTTGTGCACTATCGCGAGGCCAGTCGGTGTCGGGGCTGGTGTATCGAAGTCCGCGAACAGGTCAGGGTAACGAATCGTCCCCCTTTGCAGCTTGCCAATTTCCAAGAGGTTTCCGGCTTGCCCTTCGTTGGAGCCGACCTTTGGCGAGGGACGGGATCTTGGCGAATGAGCCCGGTGTAGAGAACCGTCGACGCTTCGAGCTTTTCTGGTGAGGCCTCCGAGTGGGCATGTTTTCAAGTTTTTGCTCGGAATTTCCACGGAAAAGCCGAAAGGACTAGAGAGACTCCCTTGTCTGAAATAGATCGACAACGATACAGATATCTTCTCCTAGTCCACCACGAGCGTATCGATGCAAACACCTGTCGCGCTATTTGTGTTCAATCGACCGGACACGACAGAACGAGTCTTCGCGCAGATCGCAAAAGCTCGTCCAAGGCAATTATTTGTTGTTGGCGATGGCCCGCGCGCAAATCGTATCGGCGAGGCTGCGCTAGTCGCCAAGGTGCAAAAGGTTGCGACCAGCGTCGACTGGCCGTGTCAGCTTGCTACGCATTTTTCTCCAACAAATCTGGGGTGTAAGCGACGAGTCTCCAGTGGTCTCAAATGGCTGTTCTCGCAGGTGGAGGAGGCGATTATCCTCGAAGACGATTGCCTCCCTCATCCCACATTCTTTCCGTATTGCGAGACCATGCTTGAGACGTATCGGAATGAGAGCCAGGTCAGCGCGGTGAACGGGACCAACGCTGTAGCAGCGTCCGAACGCCATGGGGATGAAACACCCACCGGAAACGGTCAGTATACTTTCTCAAAATATTTCGAATGCTGGGGATGGGCCACCTGGCGGCGCGCGTGGGAACAGTTCGACGTAGAGATGGCTGATTGGCCGCGTTTCTTGAAATCGAATCGATTGCGTGAAATGGCAGACCATTTCGACGAAGAGTTATATTGGCGGATGATTTTCCAGCAGCAGTATCACACCGACTTCAGTAGCTGGGCGTATCCTTGGCAGTTTTCGAGTTGGAATCATGATCGCCTTTGTATCATGCCGCCAGTCAATCTCATCTCCAATATTGGAGTTGACGAAAGGGCCACCCACACCACCAAAGCGGCCTGCGATCTCAGCAATTTTTCCACGAGCCCCTATCACGCGATCCCCCATCAAAACGAGCTTGTGCGGGACCCAGTCGCCGACCTGAAGACATTTCATGTGCGCCACCTCCGCCGTACCGGAACGCGGCGCATTGTTTGGCGCATTAAAAAGTCGGTATTTCCGATGAGAAGGGCCGCCTGATTCACGCATACTGACGAGGGGTTTTCCCATGACGCGGCGCCGATAATCCTGCGGGTCAGTGTGAATTCCTGCGGAGGCGTGCAGGGCGGAAAGGCGGCCGGCGTTTCTCTGTGGGCAGGATTCGCTGTCGGGCCAGGATTTTGACCATCACCGGGCGTGGATTCAGCGGCGGATGGAGTTTCTGGCCGGCGTGTTCGGGCTGGAAGTGCTCGGCTTTGCCGTGATGAGCAACCATCTGCATGTCATCCTGCGGACCCGACCGGATCGAGGCCCGTAAGACGGCGAGTGACACAACTCGACACGCGAAGGGCTCAACCGACGACTGGCTCAGCCCGCTCGAACAGGACGAACAACGCGACCGCTCGGCCGAACGTCCTGCACGCCGGGCCTCACAGCCAGGCCGTTCCGTGCAGCCCGTCCAGTCCGCGACCGCCGGAAGACCGCCGCATCAGGGATCGGTCCTGGTTTGACTGGCGCCCGTTCGCGGCTAATGAAGGTTGCCCGTCCCGTATTGGCCGTACTTCGTCATGGCATCCTTCTCAGCAAGTTGGAAATCGGAAGCCATAATCGCTCCTTCCTTGGAGGGCATGACCCACCCGCAATCTCGACGCCCGCACTCGGTTCGCCGGGCGACAGGCTCCGGCGCCTGGCAACGGGTGGGGAAAATAGCCGCAGACCGCCGTGGATTGTTAACTGGCTGACCGCTACAATTCTTGGGAGCGAGTGGCTAATCTCCTGAACTGGCATAGGGATTCTTATGGAAGACGGCGGGCAACCTGAGATGTCGATCGACGCCGCACGGCAATTGGTCCGCAAGGCCGGCCTGCGGGCGACGCCAGCCCGACTGCTCGTTATGCAATGCCTGGCGGGTAGTTCCCGGCCGCTGTCGCACTTGGAAGTCTGCGAGCAGATCGGCGACCGCGGTTTTGACCCCTCGACCATTTACCGCTCGCTGACCGAACTTTCCGAAGCCGGCGTGCTGGCCCGGTTGGATGTCGACAGCACCCGTCGCTTTGAGTACCTGTCCGACGAAGCCCAGTCGGGCGAACATCCGCATTTCCTGTGTGTCGACTGCGGTAAAATGGCCTGCCTGGAAGGGTATTCTTTCCGTCTCACGCCGCGTAAATCGGCCTCGGCCCCGGTCGGCGAGATCACACAGGTGCTTGTGAAAGGGCACTGCGTCGAGTGCAAGTAGCAGGTCGCGTTCCAGCCCAGAACAGAAACACGAATCCGGCTAGCCTCCCATTTCCAGGGCGTCACTCTGCCCGAACCGCAGGCCGGGCGAGCGTGTCGTTCCTGGCGAGCGTCCTTTGCGCACGGTTTGCAGCAAGGGGGTCAGGCAGTAAAATCGCCGACTGGCGGATCTTCGCCGTCGCTGTTTCGTTTCTCGCCCTTTATCTGACGACATTATGCCGCGCTATAATCCCGCTGTGATCGAGCCGAAATGGCAACAATTCTGGGAAACCCACGCCACCTTCCAGACGCCTGAGCTGCCACAGGGCGAAAAACTGTACGTGCTCGACATGTTTCCCTATCCCAGCGGCAACGGCCTGCATGTGGGACACCCGGAAGGCTATACGGCGACCGACATCCTGTGCAGGGCGGCCCGGATGCAAGGGAAAACGGTCCTGCACCCGATGGGCTTCGACGCCTTCGGCCTGCCGGCGGAAGAGTTCGCGATTAAAACGAACACGCCGCCGCGGGAGTCGACCGAGAAAAATATCGATACTTTCCGACGCCAGCTGAAAATGCTCGGCTTCAGTTATGACTGGGACCGCGAAGTGGCGACGACCGACGTCGACTACTTTCGCTGGACGCAGTGGATCTTCCTGCAGCTGTACGACACCTGGTTTGACAAAGAGCAGCAGAAAGGCCGGGCGATCGCCGAGCTGCCGATCCCCGCCGATGTTCAGGCCGAGGGTCCCGCAGCCGTGCAGCGTTACCAGGACGAACATCGCCTGGCCTACCAGGCCGACGCCCTCGTCAACTGGTGCCCCAATCTTGGCACCGTGCTGGCGAACGAAGAAGTACAGGACGGCAAGAGCGAACGCGGCGGCCATCCCGTCGTCCGCATTCCGCTGCGCCAGTGGACGCTCCGCATCACGGCCTATGCCGATCGCCTGGAGAGCGACCTGGAACTGCTCAACTGGCCCCGCAGCGTGAAAAAGCTGCAGAGCGACTGGATCGGCCGCAGCACTGGCGCCGAGGTCGACTTCTACATTGGCGCCGCCGACGACTACGCCGCCTGGAAAAAGGCCCGCGCCGCGCAAGACTTCCCGGCCCAGCCCGGCGACGACGCGCTGCGGATCTACACGACCCGTCCCGATACGCTTTATGGCGCCACCTATATGGTCATCGCGCCCGAGCATCCTTTCGTCGAACGGCTGACCACGCCTGAGAACGCGGCCGCCGTCAAAGCGTACTGCGACAAGGCCGCCGGCAAGAGCGACCGGGAACGTCAGGAAGAGAAGAAGAAAAAGACGGGCGTGTTCACCGGCTCATACGCCCTCAATCCCGTCAACGGCGAACCGACGCCGGTCTGGATCGCCGACTATGTGCTGATCAGCTACGGCTCCGGCGCCATCATGGCGGTGCCGGCCCACGACATTCGCGACCTGGAATTCGCCCAGCAGTTCGACCTGCCGGTGACGGCCGTCGTCGATCCGGGCCCCGACGCCGAAGATCGCGACCAGGTGCTCGCCGGCGAAGCCTGCTTCGCCGGACACGGCGTGGCCGTTCACTCGGGCGACTACGATGGGCTGTCGACGGCCGACTT is part of the Lignipirellula cremea genome and encodes:
- a CDS encoding aKG-HExxH-type peptide beta-hydroxylase yields the protein MARLSHRHDTTWPATQDRRPGFRVFRLLWRTQNTTRAFSSNTSNGMNTMKQTVDFRFAPDARRAQQLDQEMRSELAGSIRYLRDACLGQIDFDNPALSRIADELDNGALYSAKTFSIYYDLVLAITTDQHEEAAKLFASLAKEQPLSRKLITGLDDSVGGEIYASRMMESMPEGITLASPSGQVQRQFTENFQAASQLLKAGLPELAGELEAIIHEVVCVTGGPHDRGQFHGGSHYQLWGALFLNGGLHATRLEMAEVIAHESAHSLLFGFCTQENLVRNPDEELFPSPLRSDPRPMDGIFHATFVSARMHWAMKSLVDSGLLSAEEIAAAQDAAAIDARNFRDGFCTIAAHGDLSHHGRELIENAHDYIQRAA
- a CDS encoding Fur family transcriptional regulator; the encoded protein is MSIDAARQLVRKAGLRATPARLLVMQCLAGSSRPLSHLEVCEQIGDRGFDPSTIYRSLTELSEAGVLARLDVDSTRRFEYLSDEAQSGEHPHFLCVDCGKMACLEGYSFRLTPRKSASAPVGEITQVLVKGHCVECK
- a CDS encoding glycosyltransferase family protein gives rise to the protein MQTPVALFVFNRPDTTERVFAQIAKARPRQLFVVGDGPRANRIGEAALVAKVQKVATSVDWPCQLATHFSPTNLGCKRRVSSGLKWLFSQVEEAIILEDDCLPHPTFFPYCETMLETYRNESQVSAVNGTNAVAASERHGDETPTGNGQYTFSKYFECWGWATWRRAWEQFDVEMADWPRFLKSNRLREMADHFDEELYWRMIFQQQYHTDFSSWAYPWQFSSWNHDRLCIMPPVNLISNIGVDERATHTTKAACDLSNFSTSPYHAIPHQNELVRDPVADLKTFHVRHLRRTGTRRIVWRIKKSVFPMRRAA